The Rhinoraja longicauda isolate Sanriku21f chromosome 7, sRhiLon1.1, whole genome shotgun sequence genomic sequence tgtctagtgtccattgtctattgtctagtgtctggtGTCtagtgtccattgtctattgtctattgtctattgtctattgtctggtgtctagtgtctagtgtctagtgtttattgtctattgtctattgtctattgtctagtgtctagtgtctagtgtccattgtctattgtctattgtctagtgtctattgtctattgtctattgtctggtgtctagtgtctagtgtctagtgtttattgtctattgtctattgtctattgtctagtgtctagtgtctagtgtccattgtctattgtctattgtctagtgtctattgtctattgtctattgtctattgtctattgtctattgtctagtgtctattgtctattgtctagtgtctagtgtctattgtctagtgttttattgtctagtgtctattgtctattgtctagtgtctattgtctagtgtctgttgcctattgtctagtgtctagtgtctaagGTTGGCTGCTACTTACTTGCGAGGCCTGGTCCTGGGGCTGGTGATCTCGCTGCCAAAGATGTGGAACTTCCTGGCCTCTTGTAACAAGGGGAAACACTCCCTGGAGTCCAGGATCAACCGGTCGGTCTCGACGTTCTCGACGAAGTAGACGGGATCGAGGAGCGGGAGTCTGACCAGCCTCAGCACGTCCGGCAGGTCTCCCTCCCTGGCGGGCAGGTCGTGCCTCACCCAGCGCATGGCGGCCTCGTAGACCGCCTCCTCCCGGCCCACCGCCAGGAGGTCGCTGGCCAGGTGCTCCAGCAGGTCGCCCTTGGGCACCTCCAGGAACTCCCGGTGCTGGCTCACCTCCGCGaagctctcctgcagcagccggagGCTCTTGTCCAGCAGGGCCGGGATGGAGAAGCTGCTGGCGAAGCTCAGCATGCCCAGGCAGTTGCACGGGTCCAGCTGCCCCTCCAGGAAGCCCACACAGTGGTCCCGGAGGGCTTCCATCTGGAAGAGGTCGGCCGCCTCCAGCAGGCTCTGCACGCTGTCCTCCTGCACCTCGCCCGAGCCCCCGTACATGTAGTCCAGCACCCAGCCCATGCAGTCCGCAGAGACCCCCTGGATCTCCACCGCATCCTGGCCGCTCTCCTTCAGGCCGATGCAGAACATGGTCCAGAAGTACACGCTGTTGGCCgagaggacggcacggtggcagtgGAACTCCACCCCGTCCACCCGCAGGACCACGTCCGTGAAGAGTCTGCGCTGGCAGAAGATGCCCATGTTCTTCAGGATGCCCTCAGCGTAGCAGGGCTCCAGACCCAGCTCTGCCCCGGCCGGCCTGCTGCCCACTTCGGTCTCTCTCCTTTCGCCCTCTCCACCCTTGCCGGCTAGCCCCATGATGACCAACTGACGAGACAACCTCAAGGTTCAAGATCCAGTTCAATTGTCGCTCGAAGGTACCAAACGAAGGTGCAGTGGAAATCAGAGACGCTCCACCCTCGCGATGAATGGCTGAAACACAGAGCGAGACAAATTTCTCAGGTTACTTTGGTGCAGTTGAGTTGAGTCGATGGACCTATGTTAACCCACGATGAGCCGTGTtcaccaaagatactggaggaacaagatggaatttagaaggatgagaggggggatcttatcgaaacatataagattattaagggattggacactttagaggcaggaaacatgttctcaatggtactcgctggaatttagaagattgaggggggatcttatagaaacttacaaaatacttaaggggttggacaggctagatgcaggaagattgttcccgatgttggggaagtccagaacaaggggtcacagtttaaggataagggggaagtcttttaggaccgagatgagaaagttgtttttcacacagaatggtgaatctgtggaattctctgccacagaaggtagttgaggacagttcattggctatatttaagagggagttagatgtggcccttgtggctaaagggatcagggggtatggagagaaggcaggtacaggatactgagttggatgatcagccacgatcacattgaatggcggtgcaggctggaagggctgaatggcctcctcctgcacctattgtctattgtctaataagatggaccactccgttgaagtcgcctgtactgaagtgtagtacgcaaaggagccattttagtaagcaaaacccgccgttcgctctgcctctcgcagtgtaatcagtgttttgggggaacagtatgtgtgatgataccgttaaaatgcagaatatatctcatctgtcaattcacagatttttgttatttttcttattaaatgtttctgcaagtttctgcctactaaaatggccgccgtgacgtactgcggtttttggggtcgagtggtctatcttgttcatctagtatctttgatgttgacccatgatgagtgtttgtcggcactgggcctgtactcgctggggtttagaaggatgaggggggacctcattgaaacttaccgaatagtgaaaggcctggatagagtggatgtggagaggatgtttccaccagtgggagaggtcttggactagaggtcacagcctcagaattaaaggacgttcttttaggaaggagatgaggagaaatttctttagtcagagtgtggtgaatctgtggaactctttgccacagaaggctgtggaggccacaaagtcagtggatatttttaaggcagaaatagatagattcttgatcagtacgggtgtcagaggttaataatatattcctttgatcgtcccacaccggggaaatttacagtgttacagcagcaaagtggatagcaagagatcacacATTATAAattaaagatacataaattgtcatcagtttttctgtgtgttcttagctgttattgttgactcgtctgctgggagcagtgctggttgtgcagtctcacagcggcgggaaggaaggacctcctatatctctccttcacgcacttggggtgaaggagtctgtcacggaaggagctactcagtgcagtgacagtgtcctgtatggggtgggagtcgttgtccagcagcgatgttagctttgccatcacgaTGTGTgttttaaatggcggtgctgcctcgaagggccgaatggcctactcctgcacctattgtctattgtatgaatagtgatttctctcacttcaggtagccccggcattccctctcccaccatccctccccacccaagtcacaccacttAACAAACAGCTAAAGGAGGTGAAAAAGgtgtcagagagacagagagagagagagaaaaggaggaatGAACTGTAaaagccggaggggggggggtaagcagtgggataaaagtgaaactaggcacaaaatgctggaggaactcagcgggtcaggcagcatctcgggagagaaggagtgggtgacgtttcgggtcgcccattccttctctcccgagatgctgcctgacccgttgagttactccagcattttgtggctaccttcgatataaaccagcatctgcagttctttcctacggataaaagtgaaatatgggaatgggagatgAGCATATGGAAGATAAATATATACTGAGCCTTTATGTGTGtatacttacacacacacacacacatatatatatatatatatatatatatatatatatatacagacacacacacacacacatatatatatatatatatatatatatatatacacacacacatatatatacacacatacacatatatatatatacacacacacacatacacatatatatatatacacacacacacacatatacacacacacatatatatatatacacacacacacacatatatatatatacacacacacacacacacgcgcgcacacacgcgcgcgcacacacacacacacacacacacacacacatctatatatatatatatatatatatatatatatatatatacacacacacacacacacacacacacatatatatatatatacatatatgaagattccaacaaggggacataacttcagaattaagggacaaaagtttaggggtaaaatgaggggtaacttctttactcagaggttggtggctgtgtggaatgagcttctggtggaagtggtggaggcaggctcgattttattatttaagagtaaattggataggtatatggatgggaggggattggagggttatggtctgagagcaggtagatgagactaggtcagagagagtggtcggcgtggactggtagggccgaacgggcctgtttccgtgctgtaattattatatggttatatggttatatacacacacacacacacacacacacacacacacacacacacacacacacacacacacacacacacacacacacatatatatacacacacacacatatatatatacacacacacacacgcacatatatatatatatatatacacacacacgcacatatatatatacacacacacatatatatatatacacacacacacatatacacacacacacacacatatatatacacacacatatacacagacacacacaaccacacacacatatgtatatatatatatatatatatatacacacacatatatatacacatatatatatatacatatgtatatgtgtgtgtgtgcatatataccaTGCACACTGTAACTTTACACACACTGTaactttatacacacacacactatatatatataaaacggcAGCAATTAGCAGCGTGCTCCCACCACGGACACCTGGCGCCTCTGAATTAAGGGCTTTAAGggagttttttgttttgtttttgaaaggggagggggtggatggagagggTTTTCTTTTCAGATGCATTCACTTCCCCTCCGGCATGGAGAGCTGGCACTGACCCACAGCTCAGCTCAGAGAAGCTCAGTGACAGCACcatggagagatggggagggagagagggagatggagggagaagggggggggggggggggggagggagagagagggggagagagagagggggagagagagagagagagagagagagagagagatatggggggagagagatggggagagagggagagagagagaatatactCTATatatttggcaatataatgatgtatcttatcatgccgataaagtattttaaattgaaattgggagagagagggagagagagggagagagagggggagagagggggagagagggggagagagggggagagagatggggagagagatgggagagagagagagagagagagagagagagagagagagagagagagagatggccaataaagtattttaaattgaaattgaaattgagagagaaagatagaataTACTCTCTAACAATTCACATTGACCCTTTGTCTAGGCTGAGACCAAGAGTGCTGTGTTCTCAGATCCCACAATCTGAACACACAAGACCGAAGACCGTCTCCTCTCAAGAAACAAACTGAAAAGGGTTTAACTATTCCTGAGCATTCGCCCCTGAACCATCGACTCGGCCACAGCCAGCGACGAATATCATTAAGATCTCTCTCAAAGCCCATCTAAATAAGATTGTCCCAACAAAGTCACTTTGCGCCACCTGTGTAAATCATGCAAGGGGACACTTCTAATAAATTGACGCAAAGTCCATTATTATTATTGAACAAAAAGTCTCAAATGTCACTTGacgtgcgggaaggaactgcagatgctggtttacaccccgaagataagacacagagtgctggagtaactcagagggtcgggcagcatctctggagagaggggaatgggtgatgtttcgggtcgagacccttcttcagagtcaaggggggggtggggagggggagagaaacgaGAGATTGCAGAGAGATTATACAACTGTCACTTTTCACAGTCTGTTTAATTCACACAAGGACCCATCTCACAAATTGACATCAAGTGCATTTGCAGTCGCCCGAACCACTCTT encodes the following:
- the LOC144595039 gene encoding kelch-like protein 24: MGLAGKGGEGERRETEVGSRPAGAELGLEPCYAEGILKNMGIFCQRRLFTDVVLRVDGVEFHCHRAVLSANSVYFWTMFCIGLKESGQDAVEIQGVSADCMGWVLDYMYGGSGEVQEDSVQSLLEAADLFQMEALRDHCVGFLEGQLDPCNCLGMLSFASSFSIPALLDKSLRLLQESFAEVSQHREFLEVPKGDLLEHLASDLLAVGREEAVYEAAMRWVRHDLPAREGDLPDVLRLVRLPLLDPVYFVENVETDRLILDSRECFPLLQEARKFHIFGSEITSPRTRPRKFAKMAEVILVVGGCDRKSRASLPYTERFNPTTGDWAQLAKIPDYSKYEFAVCTLKNDIFLSGGHLYSKDVWMYNSLLNVWLRVARLNKGRWRHKMVAIQGKLYAVGGFNGFSRMSSVECYNAAQNRWTFQAPLLEAVSSAAIAACLNKVLVIGGALSDKKNSNKVQSYDPLEDEWSFTSSTPFAQRCINAVSLSDTIYVVGGLMDSVYKYDPRQDLWTVLMQIPGPLENSGLTVSDGMLYILGGKDGLAEGTDRVLRVDPASGELSHVSDMPRCASYHGCVTIHQRVR